A section of the Delphinus delphis chromosome 1, mDelDel1.2, whole genome shotgun sequence genome encodes:
- the CDCP2 gene encoding CUB domain-containing protein 2, with translation MLAELEFCLLLAVTLLSPVPRAQAMEGVKCGGVLSAPSGNFSSPNFPRLYPYNTECIWLIVVAEGSSVLLTFHAFDLEYHDTCSFDFLEIYNGASGDQGNLLGRFCGQVPPPPFASSWNVMSVVFHSDKHVASRGFSAGYQKDVCGGVLTGLSGVLTSPEHPNNYPNNVECRWVIRASGPATVKLVFVDFQVEGSEQCTYDYVAVLGGPGPAHGHHYCGNSRPPTLVSLGHELQVVFKSDFNIGGRGFKAYYFSGECQEVYTAVRGNFSSPQYPSSYPNHIRCHWTIRLPLGYRVKVFFLDLELEGPNSLTKTCDFDHLAAFDGASEEAPLLGSWCGHHLPPPVTSSHNQLLLLLHTDRSTTRRGFSVAYIGVVPMNVSCSRTDFQILISAQAVAPLERTKVYLGSRSCAAQEVGSNFRIQARFDTCGTESQRRNNTSVIVSVLYIDFSAGGQEDIHEYEVRCEPRRKEASVHLLSGSHWLGPYAATAEHLQEAPPRDEAEALEGPVAMVAQDTSDIIFLGLCILAGVLMVIAIVVLMLL, from the exons GTGTCAAATGTGGGGGTGTGCTCTCAGCACCTTCTGGAAACTTCTCCAGCCCCAACTTCCCCAGACTCTACCCCTACAACACGGAGTGCATCTGGCTGATTGTGGTAGCTGAGGGCTCCTCCGTGCTGCTCACCTTCCACGCCTTCGACCTGGAGTACCATGACACCTGCAGCTTCGACTTCCTGGAGATCTACAATGGGGCCTCTGGGGACCAGGGCAACCTGCTGGGGAGGTTCTGCGGCCAGGTGCCCCCACCGCCCTTCGCCTCCTCCTGGAACGTCATGTCTGTGGTCTTCCACTCAGACAAGCATGTGGCCAGCCGAGGCTTTTCCGCAGGCTACCAGAAAG ATGTGTGTGGTGGCGTCCTGACGGGCCTGTCGGGGGTCCTCACCAGCCCCGAGCACCCCAACAACTACCCCAACAATGTGGAGTGCCGCTGGGTGATCCGAGCCTCTGGCCCCGCCACCGTCAAGCTGGTCTTCGTGGACTTCCAGGTGGAGGGCAGCGAGCAGTGCACCTACGACTACGTGGCTGTGCTTGGGGGGCCCGGCCCCGCCCATGGGCACCACTACTGCGGCAACTCCAGGCCCCCCACGCTCGTGTCGCTGGGCCACGAGCTGCAGGTGGTCTTCAAGTCTGACTTTAACATCGGGGGCCGGGGCTTCAAGGCCTACTACTTCTCAG GAGAATGCCAGGAGGTATACACGGCAGTGCGGGGCAACTTCTCCAGCCCACAGTACCCCAGCTCCTACCCCAACCACATCCGGTGCCACTGGACCATCCGCCTGCCTCTTGGCTACCGGGTCAAAGtgttcttcctggacctggaaCTGGAGGGCCCCAACAGCCTGACCAAGACCTGTGACTTTGACCATCTGGCAGCCTTCGACGGGGCCAGCGAGGAGGCGCCCCTGCTGGGCAGTTGGTGTGGCCACCACCTGCCACCACCGGTCACCTCGAGCCACAACCAGCTCCTGCTTCTGCTGCACACAGACCGTAGCACCACCCGCAGGGGCTTCTCTGTGGCCTACATTGGAG TGGTCCCCATGAACGTGAGTTGCTCCCGCACGGACTTCCAGATCCTGATCTCCGCGCAGGCAGTGGCCCCGTTAGAACGGACCAAAGTCTACCTGGGCAGCCGGAGCTGCGCTGCTCAGGAAGTCGGCAGCAACTTCCGGATCCAGGCCCGCTTTGACACCTGCGGCACTGAGTCTCAg agaagaaataacactTCAGTGATCGTCAGCGTGCTGTACATCGACTTCTCAGCCGGTGGGCAGGAGGATATCCACGAATACGAGGTCCGCTGTGAGCCGAGGCGAAAGGAGGCCTCTGTCCACCTGCTGTCCGGCTCCCACTGGCTTGGGCCCTATGCTGCCACGGCAGAGCACCTTCAGGAGGCACCACCCAGGGACGAGGCAGAGGCACTGGAGGGCCCCGTGGCCATGGTGGCCCAGGACACCAGTGACATCATCTTCCTGGGCCTTTGCATCCTGGCTGGAGTCCTCATGGTCATTGCCATAGTGGTCCTGATGCTGCTGTAA